One genomic region from Amphiprion ocellaris isolate individual 3 ecotype Okinawa chromosome 20, ASM2253959v1, whole genome shotgun sequence encodes:
- the si:ch211-266g18.10 gene encoding titin isoform X41 encodes MAEGAKPASATAAGGSNGAAAPQPGFLRSGALSLLNKLKVSVELLIALAALLSWVVVGVVMFDFVEYKAVPDIQQIITDPVKAVNDAVDEATSLLNKFQECAPDLSDPMSAATYAAEEISAAKDGVVRYFSDEEGTFYLSYIDPVVIGRRAFHSTNDFMCGVVGGCRDTLCTVVDSILDTIQEINKGKIDLSYIDPVVIGRGVFNVTNEFVCGVVGYIQGVLCSILDTILDVVKGVTDISFIDPVVIGRNTFGATNDFVNGIVGYIQSVLCTIIDSILEIVKGTTDISFIDPVVIGRNVFSVTNDFVSGIAGYIQDVLCVILDVILDTLKDIQQAVGFSPMSVLKTTADITKEQISMLVSYFSATLIGEEGIMPEVSLDPMKVVEDAVLEFTDKKDLFVAYMSSMLVGDQGEPAAPPVVNVVTEKDEAVAAPSDINLVRRKGEFLPPFEKVAEILHTAKDEAAPAAELSEDSKTEEEEEEKEEEEEEEEAEVPPEAASEADVQDAEEDEVKHVDLEEKESETPLEEEILDHDSKEEEKEEADKEEEEEIITEEAAEQLEKEEGEEQEEDKKEEEGEEDQGKTEEAVDEEDEEAQAADGVVEDKEEEEEIKTEDVLVEEEEEEVEEEIKTEDYLVEEEEEEVEEEIKTDDVLVEEEEEEEEEEIKTEDDLVEEEEEKEEEEIKTEDDLVEEEEEEEEEEIETEDALVEEEEEEEEETKTIDALVEEEEEEETKTEDALLEDEDEEEEEEAKPEEVLLEDEEKEKEEEETKTEEDLAEDEDEEKEEETKTEDVLLEDEDEEEEEEEDEEDDKTKTDKDLAEDVEKEEPKLEDLAEEEEEEEEEEEEEEEEQEEEEEVKSEEEDERVQQTIKITDDDARDQFEKTDEEDQDLEMDNEDEEEEEGEKLDYVEIKEDDKDAEEEPLVQQLDLKILASEKLHIDQIPESEEETLLPEHDEDEFADIVDDHDENNNNSESRKTEPKRKRKVHVPFEKLRRVGSRAPHKEEHLSKHEKVLKEAKERHAIKEVKDAIVKEEEPVKKALKEEEDAKKLPKEKKQVKKLLKEEKEIKKPSKEKKEVKKPAKEEEEVKKPLKEEKVKKQLKEEKEVKKPPKEHKEVRKHKRLSKKEEEVKERPKEEKEIKKPLRDKKEVKKPPREEKETKKPPKEEKEIKKPPKKEKEEKRPPKAAEVTKEEKKPPKEEKEEKKPIKEAKDKHKPENKEERALKKERDVKKPLKEEKEVKKSPKEEERPSKKEKEVRKLLKEEKEAKKPAKEDKEEEKPLKTEREEKIPSKKQKEVKKPPKEEKEVKKPPKEEKEVKKPQKEEKEPKKPTKDEKEPEKPTKDEKEPKKPTKEEKEIKKPQKEDKEVKKPLKKEKEEKETPKEKREVKKPSKEDKKEKKPIKEETEDEKPHKEAKIPTKDEKEVKKPHKEEKEVKKPPKEEKEGKKPLKDKEIEKLLKQVKEEKESPKDKKGVKQPSEDKKVKKPIKDEKEEKKPLEEKREMKKPSKEDKEEKKPLKEKKEVKKPSEEEKKPLKEKKEVKKPSEEEKKPLKEKKEVKKPSEEEKKPLKEKKEVKKPSEEEKKPLKEKKEVKKPSEEEKKPLKEKKEVKKPSEEEKKPLKEREVKTPPKEDKKEKEEKKPIKEAKKEAESKKEKISKDGKEPIKPSKQEKEIKTTTKEDKEPTKKRVTKTEAKPKKSAKRIKVVKKEVASVLKKEHLNVTKAAEEPKKSAKVLKFAKKQIAPALKKEHKNVTKAAEVPEVPKVTAKPEVTKKVAAPKEAKKEPKQKIKRKPVKPDIDAVKEKEKAAPKKKEAEVSELKPKPGQKDAAVTKEKAKRAPPKKEVPKKKAKAAPAKKEAAAPKEKVKPVILTKEQEGAPKNATLAKERVKIVPMKKVVKAPKKEVKAVSAKTKSAKIKTKPTPVVKEAEAPHKNVSLTKEKVKVVPLKKVPVTPKEKVKAAPTKKEAEVLKEKKAEPVTPKKEAELLKEKKPEPVTPKKEAEVLKEKKAEPVTPKKEAKVLKEKKPEPVTPKKASVAKTKPAPVVKEAEAPHKNVSLSKERVKVVPLKKVPVTPKEKVKPAPTKKEAEVLKEKKAEPVTPKKAPVSKAKPAPAKKKKVPVTPKEKVEPAPTKKDAEVLKEKKAEPVIPKKAPVSKAKPAPAKKKKEVEAPKEKVKPVILTKEQEGAPKNATLAKERVKIVPMKKEVKVPKEKVKVSAKTKPAKIKTKPTPVVKEAEAPHKNISLTKEKVKVVPLKKVPVTLKEKVKPAPVKKEAEVLKEKKAEPVTPKKVPVTPKEKVKPAPTKKEAEIVKEKKAEPVTPKKAPVTKAKPAKKKKEVETPKEKAKPVILTKEQEGAPKNATLAKERVKIVPMKKVVKAPKEKVKVSAKIKPAKIKTKPAPVLKEAEVPQKNISLTKEKAKVVPLKKVPVTPKEKVKPAPTTKEAEVLKEKKAEPVTPKKAPVAKAKPAPAKKKKEVEAPKEKAKPAAVKKEAKPALAKKVEVAKEKPKPAQEKKAPSKKEAEIKKEKLKSLLKKEPKVTKEKVKPAVKKDILRKKIKPVHVKKEVEAPKEKDKPAAVKKAMLRKKTKAVPVRRVEKKAEKEEKAKEDRVLKEIQESAKKEKAATKKAAKEEKVKAEPSVSDSLLMEDELPYFQCFFVDEDEAQFPFYAFSPLQI; translated from the exons ggGCCAAACCTGCCTCTGCTACTGCAGCCGGTGGCTCCAATGGAGCAGCAGCACCACAGCCGGGCTTCCTCAGATCCGGAGCTCTGAGTCTCCTCAATAAGCTGAAGGTGTCCGTGGAGCTGCTGATCGCCCTGGCTGCTCTGCTCTCCTGGGTGGTCGTGGGTGTGGTGATGTTTGACTTTGTGGAGTACAAAGCAGTCCCTG ACATTCAGCAAATCATTACGGACCCTGTTAAAGCTGTAAACGATGCTGTGGATGAAGCCACCAGCCTGCTCAATAAGTTTCAAG AATGTGCACCTGATTTAAGTGACCCCATGTCTGCTGCCACTTATGCAGCTGAGGAAATATCAGCAGCAAAAGATGGAGTTGTTCGATACTTTTCAGATGAGGAAG GGACCTTCTACCTCAGCTACATCGACCCTGTTGTCATTGGTAGACGAGCTTTCCATTCAACTAATGACTTCATGTGTGGAGTGGTGGGCGGCTGCAGGGACACACTATGTACTGTTGTGGACTCTATATTAGATACCATACAGGAGATAAATAAAG GAAAAATTGATCTTAGCTACATAGACCCTGTGGTAATAGGCAGAGGTGTCTTCAATGTTACTAATGAGTTCGTGTGTGGAGTGGTGGGCTACATCCAGGGTGTGCTCTGTTCGATACTGGACACTATACTGGATGTAGTGAAAG gagtCACTGACATTAGCTTCATAGACCCAGTAGTAATCGGCAGGAATACCTTCGGCGCTACTAATGACTTTGTGAATGGAATAGTGGGCTACATCCAGAGCGTACTCTGTACCATCATAGACAGTATCCTGGAAATAGTTAAAG gaACAACTGACATTAGCTTCATTGACCCTGTGGTTATTGGCAGGAATGTCTTCAGTGTTACTAATGACTTTGTGAGTGGAATAGCAGGATACATCCAGGATGTGCTCTGTGTAATCTTGGATGTGATACTGGACACATTAAAAG ATATTCAGCAGGCAGTGGGATTCAGTCCCATGTCGGTTCTGAAGACAACTGCGGACATCACCAAAGAACAGATCAGCATGCTTGTGAGCTACTTCTCAGCAACACTGATTGGTGAAGAAG gaaTCATGCCTGAAGTGTCCCTCGACCCCATGAAGGTTGTTGAGGATGCAGTGCTGGAGTTCACAGACAAGAAAGATTTGTTTGTGGCTTATATGTCAAGCATGTTGGTTGGTGATCAAG gTGAACCTGCCGCCCCTCCAGTTGTAAATGTAGTAACTGAAAAAG ATGAAGCTGTCGCTGCCCCATCTGACATCAATTTGGTGAGAAGGAAAG GTGAATTTCTGCCTCCATTTGAAAAAG TTGCAGAGATCTTACACACTGCCAAAGATGAAGCTGCTCCTGCTGCAGAGTTAAGTGAAGACTCaaagacggaggaggaggaggaggagaaggaggaggaggaggaggaggaggaggctgaagTGCCACCTGAAGCCGCTAGTGAAGCAGATGTGCAGGATGCAGAGGAAGATGAGG TGAAACATGTCGACCTTGAAGAAAAAGAATCTGAAACTCCTCTGGAGGAGGAAATCCTTGATCATGACagcaaggaggaggagaaggaagaggctgataaagaggaagaagaggagattATAACAGAGGAAGCTGCAGAGCAGTTGGAGAAAGAGGAAGgcgaggaacaggaggaggacaaaaaagaagaggagggtgAAGAAGATCAAGGAAAGACAGAGGAGGCTGTGgatgaagaagatgaggagGCACAAGCAGCAGACGGGGTGGTAGaagacaaagaggaggaggaggagatcaaaactgaagatgttttggtagaagaagaggaggaggaagtggaggaggagatcAAAACTGAAGATTATTTggtagaagaagaggaggaggaagtggaggaggagatcaaaactgatgatgttttggtagaagaagaggaggaggaagaggaggaggagatcaaAACTGAAGATGATTTggtagaagaagaggaggagaaagaggaggaggagatcaaAACTGAAGATGATTTggtagaagaagaggaggaggaagaggaggaggagatcgaAACTGAAGATGCTTTggtagaagaagaggaggaggaagaggaggagaccaAAACAATAGATGCTTtggtagaagaggaggaggaggaggagaccaaaacagaagaTGCTTTGctagaagatgaagatgaggaggaggaggaggaggccaaaCCTGAAGAAGTTTTGTTAGAagatgaggagaaggagaaagaggaggaggagaccaaaacagaagaagacttggcagaagatgaagatgaggagaaggaggaggagaccaAAACTGAAGATGTTTTGTTAGAAGacgaagatgaggaggaggaggaggaggaggatgaggaagatgaTAAGACCAAAACTGACAAAGACTTGGCAGAAGATGTGGAGAAGGAGGAACCAAAACTTGAAGACCtagcagaagaagaggaggaggaggaggaggaagaggaggaggaggaggaagagcaagaggaggaggaggaggttaaGTCAGAAGAAGAGGATGAAAGAGTCCAacaaaccatcaaaattacTGACGATGATGCCAGAGATCAGTTCGAGAAAACTGATGAAGAAGATCAGGATCTAGAAATGGACaatgaggatgaagaggaggaggaaggagaaaaactGGACTATGTAGAGATCAAGGAGGATGATAAAGATGCAGAAGAAGAACCATTAGTCCAACAGCTTGATCTTAAAATTCTGGCATCAGAAAAGCTCCATATTGATCAGATACCTGAATCTGAAGAAGAAACTTTACTACCTGAACATGATGAAGACGAATTCGCTGACATTGTTGATGATCAcgatgaaaacaacaacaacagtgagAGCAGAAAGACTGAGCCTAAACGTAAGAGGAAGGTTCATGTTCCCTTTGAGAAGCTCAGACGAGTCGGATCCAGAGCGCCTCACAAAGAAGAACATCTCAGCAAACATGAGAAAG TTCTCAAAGAGGCAAAGGAAAGACATGCAATTAAAGAAGTTAAAGATGCCATTGTTAAAG AAGAGGAGCCAGTGAAGAAGGCTCtcaaagaagaggaagatgcGAAGAAGCTGcccaaagaaaagaaacaagtaAAGAAACTCCtcaaagaagagaaagaaataaagaaaccctctaaagaaaagaaagaggtgAAGAAACCAGccaaagaagaggaggaagtcaAGAAACCTCTCAAAGAAGAGAAGGTGAAGAAACAactcaaagaagaaaaagaagtcaAGAAACCACCTAAAGAGCACAAAGAAGTAAGGAAACATAAGAGACTTTctaaaaaagaggaagaagtgaAAGAACGAcccaaagaagaaaaagaaatcaagaaaCCTCTTAGAGACAAGAAAGAAGTGAAGAAGCCACctagagaagagaaagaaaccaAGAAACCTCctaaagaggagaaagaaattAAGAAACCTCCcaaaaaggagaaagaggagaagagacCTCCTAAAGCTGCAGAAGTGacgaaagaagagaagaaacctcctaaagaagagaaagaggagaagaaaccTATTAAAGAAGCTAAAGATAAAcataaacctgaaaataaagaGGAGAGGGCCCTTAAAAAGGAGAGGGATGTGAAGAAACCTCttaaagaagagaaagaggtAAAGAAATCTCccaaagaagaggagagaccatctaagaaggagaaagaagttAGGAAACTTCtcaaggaggaaaaagaagccAAGAAACCAGCCAAAGaagacaaggaggaggagaaacctctcaaaacagagagagaagagaagataccttctaaaaaacagaaagaagtgaAGAAACCACccaaagaagagaaagaagtcaAGAAACCACccaaagaagagaaagaagtcaAGAAACCtcaaaaagaagagaaagaaccCAAGAAACCTACCAAAGATGAGAAAGAACCCGAGAAACCTACCAAAGACGAAAAAGAACCCAAGAAACCTAccaaagaagagaaagaaatcaAGAAACCTCAAAAGGAAGATAAAGAAGTTAAGAAACctctgaaaaaagagaaagaagaaaaggaaactcccaaagaaaagagagaagtgAAGAAACCTtccaaagaagacaaaaaggagaagaaacctatcaaagaagagacagaagatGAGAAACCTCACAAAGAAGCCAAGATACCTACCAAAGATGAGAAAGAAGTAAAGAAACCTCacaaggaagagaaagaagttAAGAAACCTcccaaagaagaaaaagaaggaaagaaacctCTCAAAGATAAGGAAATTGAGAAACTCCTCAAACAAGTCAAAGAAGAAAAGGAATCTCCCAAAGACAAGAAAGGAGTGAAGCAACCTTCAGAagacaaaaaagtcaagaaacCTATCAAAGatgagaaagaagagaagaaacctcttgaagaaaagagagaaatgaaGAAACCTTCCAAAGAGgacaaagaggaaaagaaaccccttaaagaaaagaaggaagtaAAGAAAccttctgaagaagaaaagaaaccccttaaagaaaagaaggaagtgAAGAAGccttctgaagaagaaaagaaaccccttaaagaaaagaaggaagtgAAGAAAccttctgaagaagaaaagaaaccccttaaagaaaagaaggaagtgAAGAAGccttctgaagaagaaaagaaaccccttaaagaaaagaaggaagtgAAGAAAccttctgaagaagaaaagaaaccccttaaagaaaagaaggaagtgAAGAAACCTtctgaagaagagaagaaaccCCTTAAAGAAAGGGAGGTGAAGACACCTCCCAAAGAagataaaaaagagaaagaggagaagaaaccTATTAAAGAAGCCAAAAAAGAGGCAgaatcaaagaaagaaaagatttcAAAAGATGGAAAGGAACCAATAAAGCCTTCTAAACAAGAGAAAGAAATCAAGACAACTaccaaagaagacaaagaacCAACGAAGAAGAGAGTCACCAAGACAG AAGCTAAACCCAAAAAGTCTGCAAAGAGAATTAAAGTAGTCAAGAAGGAAGTTGCATCTGTCCTCAAGAAGGAGCATCTTAATGTTACCAAAGCAG CTGAAGAACCCAAGAAGTCTGCAAAGGTGCTTAAATTTGCTAAAAAGCAAATAGCTCCTGCCCTGAAAAAGGAACATAAGAATGTTACTAAAGCAG CAGAGGTTCCTGAAGTCCCAAAGGTGACAGCCAAACCAGAAGTGACAAAGAAAG TGGCAGCTCCCAAGGAGGCCAAGAAGGAACCAAAGCAAAAAATCAAACGTAAACCTGTAAAACCag ATATCGATGCAgtgaaggaaaaggaaaaagcagCCCCTAAAAAGAAAG aaGCTGAAGTTTCTGAACTAAAGCCCAAACCTGGTCAGAAAG atgCTGCAGTTACTAAAGAAAAAGCCAAGCGAGCTCCACCAAAGAAGG AAGTTccaaagaaaaaggccaaagCAGCTCCAGCAAAGAAAG AGGCTGCTGCTCCTAAAGAAAAGGTCAAACCAGTCATCTTGACCAAAG AACAAGAAGGTGCTCCCAAAAATGCCACTCTGGCCAAAGAGAGGGTCAAAATAGTGCCTATGAAGAAAG TGGTCAAGGcaccaaaaaaagaagtcaaagcTGTCTCTGCAAAGACAA aatctgcaaaaatcaagacaaaaccAACACCGGTAGTTAAAG agGCAGAAGCACCACACAAAAATGTGTCTCTAACAAAGGAGAAGGTGAAGGTGGTGCCACTGAAGAAAG TGCCTGTAACTCCGAAAGAAAAAGTCAAAGCAGCACCAACAAAAAAAG AAGCTGAAGTTCTCAAGGAGAAGAAGGCTGAGCCAGTGACTCCAAAGAAAG AAGCTGAACTTCTCAAGGAGAAGAAGCCTGAGCCAGTGACTCCCAAGAAAG AAGCTGAAGTTCTCAAGGAGAAGAAGGCTGAGCCAGTGACTCCCAAGAAAG aaGCCAAAGTTCTTAAGGAGAAGAAGCCTGAGCCAGTGACTCCCAAGAAAG CATCTGTTGCTAAGACAAAACCAGCACCAGTTGTTAAAG aggCAGAAGCACCACACAAAAATGTGTCTCTAAGCAAGGAAAGGGTGAAGGTGGTGCCACTGAAGAAAG tgcCTGTAACTCCGAAAGAAAAAGTCAAACCAGCACCAACAAAGAAAG AAGCTGAAGTTCTCAAGGAGAAGAAGGCTGAGCCAGTGACTCCAAAGAAAG caCCTGTTTCTAAGGCAAAACCAGCACCTGCTAAAAAGAAGAAAG tGCCTGTGActccaaaagaaaaagttgaaCCAGCACCAACAAAAAAAG ATGCTGAAGTTCTCAAGGAGAAGAAGGCTGAGCCAGTGATTCCCAAGAAAG CACCTGTTTCTAAGGCAAAACCAGCACCTGCTAAAAAGAAGAAAG AAGTGGAGGCTCCTAAGGAAAAGGTCAAACCAGTCATCTTGACCAAAG AACAAGAAGGTGCTCCCAAAAATGCCACTCTGGCCAAAGAGAGGGTCAAAATAGTGCCTATGAAGAAAG aggtCAAGGTGCCAAAAGAGAAGGTCAAAGTCTCTGCAAAGACAA aACCTgcaaaaatcaagacaaaaccAACACCAGTAGTAAAAG aGGCAGAAGCACCACACAAAAATATCTCTCTAACCAAGGAGAAGGTGAAGGTGGTGCCACTGAAGAAAG tGCCTGTAACTCTGAAAGAAAAAGTCAAACCAGCACCAGTGAAAAAAG AAGCTGAAGTTCTCAAGGAGAAGAAGGCTGAGCCAGTGACTCCCAAGAAAG TGCCTGTAACTCcgaaagaaaaagtgaaaccaGCACCAACTAAAAAAG AAGCTGAAATTGTCAAGGAAAAGAAGGCTGAGCCAGTGACTCCCAAGAAAG CACCTGTTACAAAGGCAAAACctgctaaaaagaaaaaag aagtgGAGACTCCAAAAGAAAAGGCCAAACCAGTCATCTTGACCAAAG AACAAGAAGGTGCTCCCAAAAATGCCACTCTGGCCAAAGAAAGGGTCAAAATAGTGCCTATGAAGAAAG tgGTCAAAGCACCAAAAGAGAAAGTCAAAGTCTCTGCTAAGATAA AACCTgcaaaaatcaagacaaaaccAGCACCAGTGCTTAAAG AGGCAGAAGTACCACAGAAAAATATCTCTCTAACAAAGGAGAAGGCCAAAGTGGTGCCACTGAAGAAAG tGCCTGTAActccaaaagaaaaagtgaaaccaGCACCAACAACAAAAG AAGCTGAAGTTCTCAAGGAGAAGAAGGCTGAGCCAGTGACTCCCAAGAAAG CACCTGTTGCTAAGGCAAAACCAGCACCTGCTAAAAAGAAGAAAG AAGTGGAGGCTCCTAAAGAAAAGGCCAAACCTGCTGCAGTAAAGAAAG AGGCCAAGCCAGCCCTGGCCAAAAAAG TAGAGGTTGCAAAGGAGAAACCTAAACCAGCTCAAGAAAAGAAAg CTCCTTCtaaaaaagaagctgaaataaagaaggaaaagctcaaatCCCTCCTAAAGAAAG AGCCCAaagtaacaaaagaaaaagtcaaaccAGCTGttaaaaaag ACATTTTGAGGAAAAAGATCAAACCTGTCCACGTGAAGAAAG AAGTGGAGGCTCCTAAAGAAAAGGACAAACCTGCAGCAGTAAAGAAAG CCATGTTGAGGAAAAAGACCAAAGCAGTCCCTGTGAGGAGAG ttgagaagaaggcagaaaaggaggagaaagctAAAG AGGATCGAGTTCTTAAAGAGATACAGGAGTCTGCAAAGAAAG AAAAAGCTGCGACGAAGAAAGCTGCCAAGGAGGAGAAAGTTAAAG CAGAGCCTTCTGTATCAGACAGCCTTCTCATGGAGG